From the genome of Flavobacterium ovatum, one region includes:
- a CDS encoding DUF726 domain-containing protein, giving the protein MNQIQKPTLKNIFLSDSIDKFKITKHRDGNYPAIITISGFTSEDKDNRKDWEKSVLRIYPDREWFHLEWNSKKIPFDKIPMATMPDVLEIDESPKPKYFKYLKYIVYRTNIIANTADILLNNYWHGAVRNSKNTGECLAKVLSACNKKEFILVGHSLGARIIYNCLNHINKKELKSNISEIHLLGGAVGSNPKKWVSASLVVKKYPPDEPHIF; this is encoded by the coding sequence TTGAATCAAATTCAAAAACCAACTCTAAAAAATATATTCCTTTCAGATTCAATTGATAAGTTTAAAATCACAAAACATAGAGATGGGAATTACCCTGCTATAATTACAATAAGTGGATTTACTTCCGAAGACAAAGACAATCGTAAAGACTGGGAAAAAAGTGTTTTAAGAATATATCCAGATAGAGAATGGTTTCATTTAGAATGGAATTCAAAAAAAATACCATTTGACAAAATACCTATGGCAACTATGCCAGACGTTTTAGAAATAGATGAAAGCCCAAAACCAAAATATTTTAAATATCTAAAGTATATTGTTTATCGCACTAACATTATTGCAAATACAGCAGATATATTATTAAATAATTATTGGCATGGTGCTGTAAGGAACTCTAAGAATACTGGTGAATGTTTAGCAAAAGTTTTAAGCGCATGTAATAAAAAAGAATTTATTCTTGTTGGTCATTCACTAGGAGCAAGAATAATTTATAATTGCTTAAATCACATTAATAAAAAAGAATTAAAATCAAATATTAGTGAAATCCATCTCTTAGGCGGTGCAGTTGGAAGTAATCCTAAAAAGTGGGTGTCAGCTTCTTTAGTTGTAAAAAAGTATCCGCCCGACGAACCACATATTTTTTAG
- a CDS encoding DarT ssDNA thymidine ADP-ribosyltransferase family protein has translation MTFFNKIWGKIKNFFWKKKYKTDNEIYLDAIAIVEIGVNKAEIYKEAKNTEDENERKKILKPITEFEKAKKIIEIIEQDSKLVSRPKEKKKRKRLFEIHELEKELSLLEEKLTLLNFTESQIKTASYPDTSSLDKRIHKMVTQLSINKINNKIELAGISISKFEKSFQELETILTNNSTLQKHTTRENIKLRQEEIYKNQTKQKLSTLENLINQNKLVEVKVLINQLEISIKPTYQKELARLTVLKEKYKEKELQVFKKQQEELLKKQAEQAKILKEEEEKRYEVLKLKRELELIKKKHEEDKRKEKENKLKALLNKKANWRDFQRVLQENGISTLYHFTAKSNLKSIKENGGLYSWYHCDIRNIVIPMTGNSALGRSLDESFGLEDFVRLSFVKDHPMKHVAMREGRITNPILLQVSIEVCYFENTRFSNMNATDNRHENNDTIEFIESLRFDLFSQNYFDLDTLDKKRYQAEVLVKTWIPIEHITNINSYN, from the coding sequence ATGACCTTTTTTAATAAAATTTGGGGAAAAATTAAAAATTTCTTTTGGAAAAAGAAGTATAAAACCGATAATGAAATTTATCTGGATGCAATCGCTATTGTTGAAATAGGAGTCAATAAAGCAGAAATATATAAAGAAGCAAAAAACACCGAAGATGAAAATGAAAGAAAAAAAATTTTAAAACCTATTACAGAGTTTGAAAAAGCAAAGAAAATAATTGAAATAATTGAACAAGATTCAAAATTGGTGAGTCGACCAAAAGAAAAAAAGAAACGCAAAAGACTATTTGAAATTCACGAACTTGAAAAAGAACTCAGTCTTTTAGAAGAAAAACTAACATTACTTAATTTTACTGAATCACAAATTAAGACAGCCAGTTATCCCGATACTTCATCGCTTGACAAAAGGATACATAAAATGGTCACTCAATTAAGCATAAACAAAATAAATAATAAAATTGAATTAGCAGGTATCTCTATTTCTAAATTTGAAAAATCCTTTCAAGAACTTGAAACAATATTAACTAATAATTCAACACTTCAAAAACATACAACCAGAGAAAATATAAAATTAAGGCAAGAGGAAATTTACAAAAATCAGACAAAACAAAAACTCTCAACCCTTGAAAACCTTATTAATCAAAATAAACTTGTTGAAGTAAAAGTTCTAATTAATCAACTTGAAATTTCAATAAAACCAACCTATCAAAAGGAATTGGCAAGATTAACGGTCTTGAAAGAAAAATATAAAGAAAAGGAATTACAAGTATTTAAAAAGCAACAAGAAGAACTACTAAAAAAACAAGCAGAACAAGCAAAAATATTAAAGGAAGAAGAGGAAAAAAGATATGAAGTATTAAAACTAAAAAGAGAACTAGAATTAATCAAAAAAAAGCACGAAGAAGATAAGCGAAAAGAAAAAGAAAATAAATTAAAAGCACTTTTAAATAAAAAAGCCAATTGGAGAGATTTTCAAAGGGTACTTCAAGAAAATGGAATTTCTACTCTTTACCATTTCACAGCCAAATCTAACCTAAAATCAATTAAAGAAAATGGCGGGTTATACTCATGGTATCATTGTGATATAAGAAATATCGTTATACCTATGACGGGAAATAGCGCATTAGGTAGAAGTTTAGATGAAAGTTTTGGGCTGGAAGATTTTGTTAGATTAAGTTTTGTAAAAGACCACCCTATGAAACACGTTGCAATGAGGGAAGGAAGAATTACCAATCCAATATTATTACAAGTATCAATAGAAGTGTGCTATTTTGAAAACACCAGATTTTCAAACATGAATGCCACAGACAATAGACATGAAAATAATGATACAATTGAATTTATTGAATCTTTGAGGTTTGATTTGTTTTCTCAAAATTATTTTGATTTAGATACATTAGACAAAAAACGATATCAAGCAGAAGTTCTTGTAAAAACTTGGATTCCTATTGAGCATATTACAAACATCAATTCCTATAACTAA
- a CDS encoding DUF262 domain-containing protein, producing the protein MNELEELYEVDKKETSNEDNNTSNVLPDIIDVATLLSYSNIKFPIYQRPYKWEAKNVIQLIDDIIVHKEKSAYRLGTIVIHQEKNNKTNIIEYNIVDGQQRTITLILLTIAIIKAVENNEVIVENKILKEQLASIKKSMVVPSFKNEISIANIQNNYREIERLVASMDEETISFLFNKCQFIKFVLSDVSEAFQFFDSQNARGKDLDPHDLLKAYHLREFGESDEEQKIKVISTWENMETNELVSLFGEYLFRVKSWSKGNSARYFTKNETDLFKGITMGNIQNYPYTKPLRISHFYVDGYNQNNDRNIDLSPMDFPFQLDQTIINGRRFFEMITHYKKVLDDYKSTIFNHPDLDPKAKEIIYVLENYDGRNRTGDKYIRMMFDCALIYYIDKFGNIELSRAIEKFFIWAYSLRLRHQAVYLASVDNYVLYEINVFRLMKDATTPFTILSMNLPPVQNVIASKMGLSGNHEITSKGIKELFTTLKYYYGE; encoded by the coding sequence ATGAATGAATTAGAAGAACTATATGAAGTTGACAAAAAGGAAACTTCGAATGAAGATAATAATACAAGTAATGTTTTACCTGATATTATTGATGTTGCTACATTGTTAAGTTATTCTAATATTAAGTTTCCAATATATCAACGCCCTTATAAATGGGAGGCTAAAAATGTAATACAATTAATTGATGATATTATTGTTCATAAAGAAAAATCAGCTTATCGCCTAGGCACGATTGTTATTCATCAAGAAAAAAATAATAAAACCAATATAATTGAGTACAATATAGTTGACGGTCAACAACGTACAATCACACTAATTCTACTAACAATAGCCATAATAAAAGCTGTTGAAAATAACGAAGTAATTGTTGAGAATAAAATCTTAAAGGAACAATTAGCAAGTATAAAAAAAAGCATGGTTGTCCCTTCATTTAAAAATGAAATTTCAATTGCTAACATACAAAATAATTACCGAGAAATTGAACGTTTAGTAGCTTCAATGGACGAAGAAACTATTTCATTTTTGTTTAATAAATGCCAATTTATCAAGTTTGTATTAAGTGATGTTTCTGAAGCTTTTCAGTTTTTCGATTCGCAAAATGCAAGAGGTAAAGATTTAGACCCACATGATTTATTGAAGGCTTATCACTTGAGAGAGTTTGGAGAGTCAGACGAAGAACAAAAAATTAAAGTTATCTCTACTTGGGAAAACATGGAAACAAACGAATTAGTTTCTTTGTTTGGTGAGTATCTTTTCCGAGTAAAATCATGGTCAAAAGGCAATTCTGCACGTTATTTCACAAAAAATGAAACAGACCTTTTTAAAGGAATTACGATGGGTAATATTCAGAATTATCCCTACACTAAACCTTTGCGAATTTCTCATTTTTACGTAGATGGATACAACCAGAACAATGATAGAAATATTGATTTGAGCCCAATGGATTTTCCTTTTCAATTAGACCAAACCATTATTAATGGAAGACGTTTCTTTGAAATGATTACCCACTACAAAAAAGTTTTAGATGATTATAAAAGTACAATTTTCAATCATCCAGATTTAGACCCCAAAGCAAAAGAAATTATTTATGTGTTGGAAAATTATGATGGTAGAAATCGAACAGGTGATAAATACATAAGAATGATGTTTGATTGTGCCTTGATTTATTATATTGATAAATTTGGCAACATTGAGCTTTCAAGAGCTATTGAGAAATTCTTTATTTGGGCATATAGTTTAAGATTGCGACACCAAGCCGTTTACTTAGCATCAGTAGATAACTATGTATTGTACGAAATAAATGTGTTTAGATTAATGAAGGATGCTACGACACCCTTTACAATACTTTCCATGAACTTACCTCCCGTACAAAATGTAATAGCATCAAAAATGGGATTGTCTGGAAATCATGAAATTACTTCGAAAGGAATAAAAGAATTGTTCACTACTCTAAAATACTATTATGGAGAATAA
- a CDS encoding recombinase family protein — protein MKRARYIRQSTSQQSNLRQLAKSHPDELLFIDTISGSIPFAERPAGKKLVEAVEAGEINYISFHAIDRAGRSTINVLQTLQFFYDKGVIVKIDNLGLESMINGKANPVFNLITTILSELSSLEKASLLERQSEGIIQARLRGAYKGRLKETKDSPEETLAKHSRAVKVIKSNPTMSLRDMAKLASDKSKGYDVSPNTVKKVKDLMLTLSMI, from the coding sequence ATGAAAAGAGCCAGATACATTCGCCAAAGCACCAGTCAACAATCTAACCTACGCCAGCTGGCAAAATCCCATCCAGATGAACTATTATTTATTGATACGATAAGCGGTTCAATTCCATTTGCAGAAAGACCAGCTGGGAAGAAACTTGTTGAAGCAGTTGAAGCTGGAGAAATAAATTACATTTCATTTCATGCAATCGATAGAGCTGGAAGGTCTACTATCAACGTTTTACAAACATTACAGTTTTTCTATGATAAAGGAGTAATTGTAAAGATTGATAATTTAGGACTAGAATCAATGATTAACGGCAAAGCCAATCCAGTATTTAATCTCATTACTACAATTCTAAGTGAGCTGAGTTCACTTGAAAAAGCCTCTTTGTTAGAGAGACAATCTGAGGGGATAATTCAAGCACGTTTACGTGGAGCCTATAAAGGGAGATTGAAAGAAACCAAAGATTCTCCAGAGGAAACATTAGCAAAACACAGTAGAGCTGTTAAGGTAATAAAATCAAATCCTACAATGTCACTTAGAGACATGGCAAAACTGGCAAGTGATAAAAGCAAAGGTTATGACGTTTCCCCAAACACCGTAAAAAAGGTAAAAGATTTGATGTTGACTCTTTCTATGATTTGA
- a CDS encoding helix-turn-helix transcriptional regulator: MAVLRLKEIMASKGMSRDELSSRVDVSTTTISNISSEKNLPTIQLLLKIAEVLDVDVRELFVSTKGTSITQLEVDEAKELFEKGLGILKGTYTK; this comes from the coding sequence ATGGCTGTACTTAGATTAAAAGAAATAATGGCATCAAAAGGAATGTCAAGGGATGAACTATCTTCAAGAGTTGATGTTTCAACTACTACTATATCAAATATTTCAAGTGAAAAGAATTTACCAACTATTCAACTTTTATTAAAAATAGCAGAAGTACTTGATGTTGATGTTAGAGAATTATTTGTCTCAACTAAGGGAACTTCTATAACTCAATTGGAAGTAGATGAAGCTAAGGAATTATTTGAAAAAGGTCTTGGCATATTGAAGGGAACTTATACAAAATAG
- the tnpB gene encoding IS66 family insertion sequence element accessory protein TnpB (TnpB, as the term is used for proteins encoded by IS66 family insertion elements, is considered an accessory protein, since TnpC, encoded by a neighboring gene, is a DDE family transposase.) encodes MFSLSSSHTFLLYPKVCDMRKSFNGLCGLVTNELGRVAHSGEVFIFINRNNNQMKLLHWESGGFVLYHKRLEQGTFAGSTGTKLQINWSDLVLMIEGIQIIKSNKKRRFSLE; translated from the coding sequence GTGTTTAGCCTTAGTAGTTCACATACCTTTTTGCTCTACCCCAAAGTTTGCGATATGCGCAAAAGCTTTAATGGTTTGTGTGGTCTTGTTACCAATGAATTAGGACGCGTAGCACACAGTGGAGAAGTATTCATTTTTATCAATCGCAATAATAATCAGATGAAACTTTTGCACTGGGAATCTGGTGGTTTTGTTCTTTATCACAAGCGCTTAGAGCAAGGGACTTTTGCTGGTTCAACCGGTACTAAATTGCAAATTAATTGGAGTGATTTGGTGTTGATGATCGAAGGAATTCAAATCATAAAAAGCAATAAAAAAAGGAGATTTTCTTTGGAATAA
- a CDS encoding DUF726 domain-containing protein, which translates to MIASYKTTCSCSGGYVKKHIFNYFSIHDLVLSSGYRIGMLSVFPIGLSEIDNRKVINVNSSKFVKGHTEYIRKFSLIYHYYVKESKWKEKIKFNIILKTCN; encoded by the coding sequence ATAATCGCATCGTATAAAACAACATGTAGTTGCTCGGGTGGATACGTAAAAAAACACATATTCAATTATTTTTCAATTCATGATTTAGTTCTTAGTAGTGGCTATAGAATTGGAATGCTCTCAGTCTTTCCAATTGGACTCAGTGAAATTGATAATAGAAAGGTAATAAATGTTAATTCATCAAAATTTGTAAAGGGACATACTGAATATATTAGAAAATTTTCTTTAATATATCATTACTATGTTAAAGAATCTAAATGGAAAGAAAAAATAAAATTTAATATAATTTTGAAAACATGTAATTAA
- a CDS encoding IS66 family insertion sequence element accessory protein TnpB, protein MDKNEFMLSQVESWKQSGLSQQGYCDQAGIKLGTFSYWIRKSKNEEAQSGGFIALKKPVLALENKYEIVYPNGVVLRVDTDNLSELSALVNLY, encoded by the coding sequence ATGGACAAAAATGAATTTATGTTATCCCAAGTAGAATCTTGGAAACAAAGTGGACTTTCACAACAAGGGTATTGCGATCAAGCAGGTATTAAATTAGGAACCTTCAGCTATTGGATACGAAAAAGCAAAAATGAAGAAGCACAAAGCGGAGGTTTTATTGCACTGAAAAAACCAGTTTTAGCTTTAGAAAACAAATACGAAATCGTTTACCCTAATGGAGTTGTGCTGCGAGTGGATACGGATAATTTAAGTGAACTTTCGGCTTTAGTAAACCTATATTAG
- a CDS encoding IS66 family transposase, which translates to MEIDLDNVSKQELFELLTKAQKNMFVLDKTIFEQSETISVQGKTISKQDKKLVKLEKKEVVLEGKASKLEGKAFKLEERVEELQRLVELLRRMQFGQKRERFEDPSQTTLPLDLEQELLQEQEEVIKEEITYSRSKKKHPGRAKLPDHLPVEEIEIYPEGDLSDQVCIGKETTDVLDYVPGHFKIKRYIRYKYATKDKDNTKISIGDLPERIIDKGIPSEGLLATILVDKYVDHLPLYRQKQRFSREDIDIASSTIDGWAAQSMDALKPLYEKLVMDIKNEGYLQVDETTIKVLDDKKKDKTHLGYYWVYHAPISKLVMFNYSPTRASSAALPILQNFKGYLQTDGYAGYKAYGKKSDITHLGCWAHARREFERALDNDKQKAQHVLVEIQKLYAVERKTKEQNLRPEQIKELRLQESLPIINELGKWMFLQIKLTLPKSQIGKALAYSQTRWDNLSAYLLDGNLQIDNNLVENAIRPVAIGRKNYLFAGSHDAAQRAAMAYTFFTNCKKHNVNPFEWLKYTLENIQSINHKNIKDLYPHNYKQLAESTPL; encoded by the coding sequence ATGGAAATAGACCTAGATAACGTATCAAAACAGGAACTTTTTGAGCTTTTAACTAAAGCTCAAAAAAACATGTTTGTGCTGGATAAAACTATTTTTGAACAAAGTGAAACTATTTCTGTTCAAGGTAAAACTATCTCCAAACAAGATAAAAAACTTGTTAAGCTTGAAAAAAAGGAAGTCGTGTTAGAAGGTAAAGCTTCTAAATTAGAAGGTAAAGCTTTTAAATTAGAAGAACGAGTTGAAGAACTTCAACGTTTAGTAGAATTACTGCGCCGTATGCAGTTTGGTCAAAAACGAGAGCGTTTTGAAGATCCTTCTCAAACTACTTTACCTTTAGATCTAGAACAAGAGCTCCTGCAAGAACAAGAAGAAGTTATCAAAGAAGAAATCACTTATTCTCGTTCTAAAAAGAAACATCCTGGCAGGGCTAAACTTCCGGATCATTTACCAGTTGAAGAAATCGAGATTTACCCTGAAGGAGATTTATCTGATCAGGTTTGTATTGGCAAAGAAACTACAGATGTGCTTGATTATGTTCCGGGACACTTTAAAATCAAAAGATATATCCGATACAAATACGCGACTAAGGATAAAGACAATACTAAGATATCCATCGGGGATTTACCCGAAAGAATCATAGATAAAGGAATACCCTCAGAAGGACTACTAGCCACTATCTTAGTAGATAAATATGTGGATCACCTTCCGCTATATCGTCAAAAGCAACGGTTCTCTAGAGAAGATATCGATATTGCTTCTTCTACAATAGATGGTTGGGCGGCTCAGAGCATGGATGCTTTAAAACCCTTGTATGAGAAGCTGGTTATGGATATCAAAAATGAAGGTTACCTTCAAGTTGATGAAACCACCATCAAGGTTTTAGACGACAAGAAAAAAGACAAAACGCATCTCGGTTATTATTGGGTGTATCATGCCCCAATATCAAAACTTGTAATGTTCAATTACAGCCCTACTCGTGCAAGTAGCGCTGCACTACCTATTTTGCAAAACTTTAAAGGTTACTTGCAAACAGACGGATATGCAGGCTACAAAGCTTATGGAAAAAAATCAGATATTACTCATCTGGGCTGTTGGGCACACGCTAGGCGAGAATTTGAAAGAGCATTAGATAATGACAAGCAAAAAGCACAACATGTTTTAGTTGAAATACAAAAGCTATATGCGGTGGAGCGCAAAACAAAAGAACAAAACCTTAGACCTGAGCAAATCAAAGAGCTGAGGCTTCAGGAAAGCTTACCTATTATAAACGAACTAGGTAAATGGATGTTTTTGCAAATCAAACTAACCCTACCAAAAAGTCAGATTGGCAAAGCTCTTGCATACTCTCAAACAAGATGGGATAATTTATCGGCATACCTATTAGATGGCAACTTGCAAATAGATAATAATCTGGTGGAAAATGCAATCAGACCAGTAGCCATAGGTAGAAAGAATTATCTTTTTGCCGGATCGCACGATGCTGCTCAAAGAGCGGCTATGGCCTATACCTTTTTTACTAACTGCAAAAAACATAACGTAAATCCTTTTGAGTGGCTAAAATATACCCTTGAGAATATCCAATCTATAAACCACAAGAATATTAAAGACTTGTATCCCCACAATTACAAGCAACTAGCGGAATCTACACCATTGTAA
- a CDS encoding DUF262 domain-containing HNH endonuclease family protein, which yields MENNSIYEFSIEKLLNGDSLYVIPPYQRNYAWGEEQITQLIQDIIDYLPKGKSSKVNYYIGTLIVYEREQNNSIVYETIDGQQRLTTLSILTSVIQNKKNYRIEWFDKLNLAFDSRKNSTETLQAVFDDHFPTNKEFNTGIKDAYELADSILSKKLTEHQISIDIFADFLFKNVKILRVPVPHDTNLNHYFEIMNSRGEQLEKHEVLKAKLLGVFNSISDEVEKLKCTNLFHLIWEACSNMEKYVQYGFIIDQRHIIFGHNDWNRFEHKDFDDLKQKLDGQLNFALESDEQLTIDEIIAGKTFKSLYRETDESPDRFTSVINFQNFLLHVLRIQTKEDVPLDDKKLLSVFLDKKLNLLYSDEDKISFAKTFSFSLLKSKFLFDKYVIKREFIGGIDKWSLKRLKWYDKNKVSYVNSFGLENNEQELDDNKNVLMLLAMFHVSIPTMVYKHWLNASLYYLFYQAEINPINYIQYLEDTVKSFVFNRFLAKDFKDYYPMIFEPETLKTPSWDLEIDEEKLTYGNITNNLLFNYVDYLLWKKLAPNDAKIKSYDFSARSSVEHYYPQTPMEGFPKMENSEALNSFGNLCLISHSKNSRLSNFSPLNKKEFYLKNMDSVKQYLMMDNSILEWNEGAIEQHNTKMIDLLKSQLLDTK from the coding sequence ATGGAGAATAACAGCATATACGAATTTTCAATTGAAAAATTATTAAATGGAGATAGTCTCTATGTTATTCCACCATATCAGCGGAATTATGCGTGGGGAGAAGAACAAATCACTCAACTTATTCAAGATATAATTGATTATTTACCAAAAGGAAAATCAAGCAAGGTAAATTATTATATCGGTACTTTGATTGTTTATGAGAGGGAGCAGAATAACTCAATTGTATATGAAACTATTGATGGACAGCAAAGACTCACAACCTTATCTATCTTAACATCTGTAATCCAAAATAAGAAAAATTATAGAATCGAATGGTTCGATAAATTAAATTTAGCTTTTGACAGCCGTAAAAATTCAACAGAGACATTACAAGCTGTTTTTGATGACCATTTCCCAACAAATAAAGAATTTAATACTGGAATAAAAGACGCTTACGAGTTAGCAGATTCTATACTAAGTAAGAAACTAACTGAACATCAAATTTCTATAGATATTTTTGCTGATTTTTTGTTTAAGAACGTAAAAATTTTACGTGTTCCTGTGCCACATGACACAAATCTGAATCATTATTTTGAAATAATGAATAGTAGAGGAGAACAATTAGAGAAGCACGAAGTTTTAAAAGCTAAATTATTAGGAGTTTTTAATTCTATTTCTGACGAAGTGGAAAAGTTAAAATGTACTAATCTTTTTCACCTTATTTGGGAAGCTTGTTCTAATATGGAAAAATATGTTCAGTACGGATTTATAATTGACCAAAGACATATTATTTTTGGACATAATGATTGGAATAGATTTGAACATAAAGACTTTGATGACTTAAAGCAAAAACTAGATGGACAACTTAATTTTGCATTAGAAAGTGATGAGCAATTGACTATTGATGAAATTATAGCTGGGAAAACCTTTAAATCTTTATATCGGGAAACAGATGAAAGTCCAGACCGATTTACTTCTGTAATCAATTTTCAAAATTTCTTATTACATGTTTTAAGAATACAAACGAAAGAAGACGTTCCATTAGATGATAAGAAATTGTTGAGTGTGTTTTTGGATAAAAAATTAAATTTACTTTATTCAGATGAAGATAAAATATCATTTGCTAAAACATTTTCTTTCAGCTTATTAAAATCAAAATTTCTTTTCGATAAGTATGTGATAAAAAGAGAATTTATTGGTGGCATTGACAAATGGAGTTTAAAAAGATTAAAGTGGTATGATAAAAACAAAGTGAGCTATGTAAACTCCTTTGGATTAGAGAATAATGAGCAAGAACTTGATGACAATAAAAATGTGCTGATGCTTTTAGCGATGTTTCATGTTTCCATTCCAACGATGGTTTATAAACATTGGTTAAATGCTTCCCTGTATTACCTTTTCTATCAAGCTGAAATAAATCCTATAAATTATATTCAATACTTAGAAGACACTGTAAAATCTTTTGTGTTTAACCGATTTCTAGCTAAAGATTTTAAAGATTATTATCCAATGATTTTTGAACCTGAAACATTAAAAACACCCAGTTGGGACTTAGAAATTGACGAAGAAAAACTAACATATGGTAACATTACAAATAACTTATTATTTAACTATGTAGATTATTTACTTTGGAAAAAATTAGCCCCTAATGATGCTAAAATAAAAAGTTATGATTTCAGTGCTAGAAGCTCTGTAGAACACTACTATCCACAAACTCCAATGGAAGGATTCCCAAAAATGGAAAACTCGGAAGCCCTTAACAGTTTTGGAAATTTATGTCTAATAAGTCATAGTAAAAATTCTCGTTTGAGTAACTTTTCACCATTAAATAAAAAAGAATTTTATCTAAAAAATATGGATAGCGTAAAACAGTATTTAATGATGGATAATTCCATATTAGAGTGGAATGAAGGAGCAATAGAGCAACATAATACAAAAATGATAGATTTATTAAAAAGTCAATTATTAGATACTAAATAA